A stretch of the Actinomycetota bacterium genome encodes the following:
- a CDS encoding fibronectin type III domain-containing protein produces the protein MVGAVLGAAAVGVVVLLLAGGNEDPVAAPLGPPRSLTAEGAKCLPPECDAVSAKVELAWAAPLEGVASEYRVARGEEDLLRDDPAETAHVDTNLPPGGSLVYTVRAIGAAGQAGPPAEVEVVTPRLSLRDASVQGTYDVTLTVTRSTGLARFLGIKDPLPGRREQVRWPLHHDCSGGVGRCEISLFPPDVLRQHGTTYEGTTRSEANCTRGTTAQATEEIRLRVTQAATHRGEWRATAFTGEIQVHFDCGGFGPASSGAADVLGRLPRR, from the coding sequence GTGGTCGGGGCGGTGCTCGGCGCCGCGGCGGTGGGCGTCGTCGTGCTCCTGCTCGCCGGAGGGAACGAGGACCCCGTGGCCGCACCGCTCGGACCGCCGCGATCGCTCACCGCGGAGGGCGCGAAGTGCTTGCCGCCCGAGTGCGACGCTGTCTCGGCGAAGGTCGAGCTCGCGTGGGCGGCTCCACTCGAGGGTGTAGCGAGCGAGTATCGGGTCGCCCGCGGGGAGGAGGACCTGCTGAGGGACGATCCTGCCGAGACAGCGCACGTCGACACGAACCTCCCTCCCGGCGGCAGCCTCGTGTACACGGTTCGCGCGATCGGAGCGGCGGGGCAAGCCGGACCGCCGGCGGAGGTCGAGGTGGTCACGCCGAGGTTGTCGTTGCGGGACGCCTCGGTTCAGGGGACCTACGACGTGACGTTGACGGTGACGCGCTCCACCGGGCTCGCGCGCTTCCTCGGGATCAAGGACCCGCTCCCGGGGCGACGCGAACAGGTCCGGTGGCCGCTCCACCACGATTGCAGCGGGGGCGTGGGCCGATGCGAGATCTCGTTGTTCCCCCCGGACGTGCTCCGCCAGCACGGAACCACCTACGAGGGAACGACCCGCAGCGAGGCGAACTGCACCCGCGGGACCACCGCCCAGGCCACCGAGGAGATCCGCCTCCGGGTGACCCAGGCCGCGACGCACCGCGGAGAGTGGCGGGCGACCGCTTTCACCGGCGAGATCCAGGTCCACTTCGACTGCGGTGGGTTCGGACCCGCCTCGAGCGGGGCCGCCGACGTGCTCGGTCGCCTCCCCCGGCGCTAG
- the leuC gene encoding 3-isopropylmalate dehydratase large subunit → MPSTPAPQTLPEKLWERHVVRRADGEPDLLYVDLHLVHEVTSPQAFDGLRLHERSVRRPDLTVATMDHNVPTTDGPVTDRISAKQMEALSRNAEEFGITLYPMGSAGQGIVHVIGPQMGLTQPGMVIVCGDSHTSTHGAFGALAFGIGTSEVEHVLATQTLPQATPGTMSITVDGDLPEGVTAKDIILAIINRIGTAGGVGQVVEYRGSAIRSLSMEGRMTICNMSIEGGARAGMIAPDDTTFAYVEGRPHAPKGADWERALDDWRSLTTDEAATFDREVAIDAATLKPYVSWGTNPAQTTTIDGVVPDPEAETDPAKREALERALHYMDLRPGTPIREIRPDTIFIGSCTNSRIEDLRAAAAIVDGRRIRGELRALVVPGSALVKQQAEQEGLDRVFTAAGFEWRGAGCSMCLGMNPDILGPGDRSASTSNRNFEGRQGKGGRTHLVSPQVAAATAVLGRFGTPDELPPASV, encoded by the coding sequence ATGCCATCGACGCCCGCTCCCCAGACCCTTCCCGAGAAGCTCTGGGAGCGCCACGTGGTGCGACGCGCGGACGGAGAACCCGACCTGCTCTACGTCGACCTGCATCTGGTGCACGAGGTGACGAGCCCACAGGCGTTCGACGGCTTGCGCCTGCACGAGCGATCCGTCCGCCGCCCCGACCTGACCGTCGCGACGATGGACCACAACGTGCCCACGACCGACGGCCCCGTCACGGATCGGATCTCAGCGAAGCAGATGGAGGCCCTCTCCCGCAACGCCGAGGAGTTCGGGATCACGCTCTACCCGATGGGATCGGCCGGTCAGGGCATCGTCCACGTGATCGGCCCACAGATGGGCCTCACCCAGCCGGGCATGGTGATCGTCTGCGGTGACTCGCACACCTCGACCCACGGTGCCTTCGGTGCGCTCGCGTTCGGGATCGGCACCTCGGAGGTCGAGCACGTGCTCGCCACCCAGACGCTGCCCCAAGCCACACCGGGAACGATGTCGATCACGGTCGACGGCGACCTCCCGGAGGGTGTCACCGCGAAGGACATCATCCTCGCGATCATCAATCGGATCGGCACGGCAGGAGGCGTCGGCCAGGTCGTCGAGTATCGCGGTTCCGCGATCCGTTCCCTCTCGATGGAGGGCCGCATGACGATCTGCAACATGTCGATCGAAGGCGGAGCCCGCGCCGGCATGATCGCGCCCGACGACACGACGTTCGCCTACGTGGAGGGCCGGCCCCATGCCCCGAAGGGCGCCGATTGGGAGCGCGCTCTCGATGACTGGCGTTCGCTGACCACCGACGAGGCGGCGACGTTCGACCGCGAGGTTGCGATCGACGCCGCGACGCTGAAGCCGTACGTGAGCTGGGGGACGAACCCGGCACAGACGACGACGATCGACGGGGTCGTGCCCGATCCCGAGGCCGAGACCGACCCCGCCAAGCGCGAGGCGCTGGAGCGAGCCCTGCACTACATGGACCTGCGGCCGGGAACGCCGATCCGCGAGATCCGGCCCGACACGATCTTCATCGGCTCGTGCACGAACAGCCGGATAGAGGATCTCCGCGCGGCCGCCGCGATCGTCGACGGCAGGAGGATCCGGGGTGAGCTGCGCGCGCTCGTGGTTCCCGGCTCGGCGCTGGTGAAGCAGCAGGCCGAGCAGGAGGGACTCGACCGTGTATTCACCGCGGCGGGGTTCGAGTGGCGTGGCGCGGGGTGCTCGATGTGCCTGGGCATGAACCCGGACATCCTCGGCCCGGGGGATCGCAGCGCATCGACCTCGAACCGGAACTTCGAGGGCCGCCAGGGCAAGGGCGGCCGTACCCATCTGGTGAGCCCCCAGGTCGCGGCCGCGACCGCGGTGCTCGGTCGTTTCGGTACCCCCGACGAGCTGCCCCCCGCCTCGGTCTGA
- a CDS encoding GlsB/YeaQ/YmgE family stress response membrane protein, producing MLILYIVVLGLAAGWLANLILGGGSRPSSWGELLAAGLIGSFVGGLLASLIAGDGLEVRATGLIGSVVGAVIVLVIWRGVRSGRSAS from the coding sequence GTGCTGATCCTGTACATCGTCGTGCTCGGGCTTGCCGCGGGGTGGCTCGCGAACCTGATCCTGGGCGGCGGCAGTCGTCCGTCGAGTTGGGGAGAGCTGCTGGCTGCAGGTCTGATCGGATCGTTCGTCGGAGGTCTCCTCGCGAGTCTGATCGCGGGCGACGGGCTCGAGGTCCGTGCGACCGGGTTGATCGGTTCGGTCGTCGGCGCGGTGATCGTCCTCGTGATCTGGCGCGGTGTTCGTTCGGGGCGCAGCGCGAGTTGA
- a CDS encoding cupin domain-containing protein yields MLGWVGNIERETLDNETFRTVLHTGEHAQLTVMRIPPGEDIGWEQHPDRDQFLRIEQGSARAEFGTSGDSVDETHDVTEDWAVVVPAGVWHNIVNTGTADLKLYSLYSPPEHPAGTVHRTKADAEAAERDHD; encoded by the coding sequence ATGCTGGGATGGGTCGGCAACATCGAGCGGGAGACGCTCGACAACGAGACCTTCCGCACCGTGCTGCACACGGGCGAGCATGCCCAACTCACGGTCATGCGGATCCCACCGGGGGAGGACATCGGGTGGGAACAGCATCCCGACCGTGACCAGTTCCTCAGGATCGAGCAGGGCAGCGCGCGCGCGGAGTTCGGAACGAGCGGCGATTCCGTCGACGAGACCCATGACGTCACCGAGGACTGGGCCGTGGTTGTTCCCGCGGGCGTTTGGCACAACATCGTCAACACGGGAACCGCTGATCTGAAGCTGTACTCGCTGTACTCGCCGCCCGAACATCCCGCGGGAACGGTGCACCGGACGAAGGCGGATGCGGAGGCAGCCGAGCGCGACCACGACTAG
- a CDS encoding alpha/beta hydrolase: MNKVTSKDRTTIAFDRIGDGPPVILVCGGSTDRMANGGLAALLSSDFTVFNYDRRGRGDSGDTPPYAVEREIEDIDALIGDAGGSAFLFGTSSGAALALEAAATDLPVMKLALWEPPYILDENDRPPSDQVAQYDTMIAEGRRGDAVEYFMTTVVGMPAEFAAQARSEPWWPAQEALAHTLAYDATVMGDYSLPIDRAASVKAPTLVVAGGADFPWMRETAQALAAALPDGRTKILEGQGHDVDPAILVPALRELFAG, from the coding sequence ATGAACAAGGTCACGTCGAAGGACCGCACGACGATCGCGTTCGACCGGATCGGCGACGGTCCACCGGTGATCCTCGTGTGCGGTGGATCGACCGATCGCATGGCGAACGGCGGGCTCGCGGCGCTCCTGAGCTCGGACTTCACGGTGTTCAACTACGACCGTCGCGGCCGGGGCGACAGCGGCGACACGCCGCCGTACGCGGTGGAGCGTGAGATCGAGGACATCGATGCACTGATCGGCGACGCCGGAGGCTCGGCGTTCCTGTTCGGGACGTCCTCCGGTGCGGCGCTTGCGCTCGAGGCGGCCGCGACCGACCTCCCCGTCATGAAACTGGCCCTGTGGGAGCCCCCCTACATCCTGGATGAGAACGATCGCCCTCCCTCGGATCAGGTCGCGCAGTACGACACGATGATCGCGGAGGGTCGTCGCGGCGACGCGGTCGAGTACTTCATGACGACGGTGGTGGGCATGCCCGCCGAGTTCGCCGCCCAGGCCCGCTCGGAGCCGTGGTGGCCGGCCCAGGAAGCGCTCGCACACACGCTCGCCTACGACGCGACCGTCATGGGCGACTACTCGCTGCCGATCGATCGCGCGGCCTCCGTCAAGGCTCCGACCCTCGTGGTCGCCGGCGGGGCGGACTTCCCTTGGATGCGCGAGACCGCCCAGGCGCTCGCGGCGGCCCTGCCCGACGGTCGCACCAAGATCCTCGAAGGACAGGGACACGATGTCGATCCGGCGATCCTCGTCCCGGCGCTTCGGGAGCTCTTCGCCGGTTGA
- the leuD gene encoding 3-isopropylmalate dehydratase small subunit: MEKFTVHTGRALPLDRSDVDTDQIIPAQYLKRVERTGYGQFLFDEWRKDPAFVLNDSRFDGASILIAGPNFGSGSSREHAVWAIEDAGFRAVIAPSFADIFRNNCTKIGVLPVELELEAVRALLDAVLDDPSTEITIDLHDRRVTAPDVQESFEIDDYTRWRLTEGLDDIGLTMQSADTITAFEATRPGWLPAATS; this comes from the coding sequence ATGGAGAAGTTCACGGTCCACACGGGTCGCGCACTGCCGCTCGACCGCTCCGATGTCGACACCGACCAGATCATCCCCGCCCAGTACCTCAAGCGGGTCGAGCGCACGGGCTACGGGCAGTTCCTGTTCGACGAGTGGCGCAAGGACCCGGCCTTCGTCCTCAACGACTCCCGGTTCGACGGCGCGTCGATCCTGATCGCCGGGCCGAACTTCGGGAGCGGCTCCAGCCGTGAGCACGCGGTGTGGGCGATCGAGGACGCCGGGTTCCGCGCGGTGATCGCTCCGAGCTTCGCGGACATCTTCCGCAACAACTGCACGAAGATCGGAGTGCTGCCCGTGGAGCTCGAGCTCGAGGCGGTCCGTGCGCTGTTGGACGCCGTGCTCGACGATCCCTCGACCGAGATCACGATCGACCTGCACGACCGCCGGGTCACCGCCCCGGACGTCCAGGAGTCCTTCGAGATCGACGACTACACGCGCTGGCGTCTCACCGAGGGATTGGACGACATCGGGCTGACGATGCAGAGCGCCGACACGATCACCGCGTTCGAGGCCACCCGCCCCGGCTGGCTCCCCGCCGCGACCTCCTGA
- a CDS encoding inositol monophosphatase family protein, with protein sequence MTGRLESELAFAGALADLAASISLPRAGSDLDVRNKADATPVSEVDIEVERALRRAVAERYPDDGFVGEEDGLGPGGPRVWTVDPIDGTRNFLDGLPMWATLIALVIDGHPVLGLVDAPALSERYAAVEGRGATLDGEPIRASDRAALGDAFVLHSGVEEWLGDDRWSGFARIASASRRTRGISDAWGHMLVARGSADAMLEHDPCGIWDWAAVAVVLGEAGGRLTTLDGSALHDGCDLLSSNGRLHAALLGEISVGASAEGSGSLSPTA encoded by the coding sequence TTGACGGGCCGCCTCGAGAGCGAGCTCGCCTTCGCGGGAGCGCTCGCCGATCTCGCCGCGTCGATCTCGCTGCCCCGTGCCGGGAGCGATCTCGATGTCCGCAACAAGGCCGACGCGACGCCGGTCAGCGAGGTCGACATCGAGGTCGAGCGCGCACTGCGCCGGGCGGTGGCCGAGCGATACCCCGACGACGGGTTCGTCGGTGAGGAGGATGGCCTCGGGCCGGGAGGGCCCCGCGTCTGGACCGTCGATCCGATCGACGGGACCCGCAACTTCCTCGACGGGCTTCCGATGTGGGCCACGCTGATCGCGCTCGTGATCGACGGACACCCGGTGCTCGGGCTCGTCGATGCGCCCGCCCTCAGCGAGCGCTACGCGGCGGTCGAGGGACGCGGCGCCACGCTCGACGGCGAGCCGATCCGGGCGTCGGATCGCGCGGCGCTCGGTGATGCGTTCGTGCTGCATTCCGGTGTCGAGGAGTGGCTCGGTGATGACCGCTGGTCCGGGTTCGCGCGGATCGCGTCGGCGAGTCGGCGAACCCGGGGGATCAGCGACGCGTGGGGCCACATGCTCGTGGCGCGCGGCTCTGCCGACGCCATGCTCGAGCACGACCCGTGCGGCATATGGGACTGGGCGGCCGTCGCGGTCGTGCTCGGCGAGGCGGGTGGCCGGCTGACCACGCTCGACGGGTCGGCACTCCACGACGGGTGCGATCTCCTGAGCTCCAACGGGCGGCTGCACGCTGCGCTGCTCGGGGAGATCTCCGTCGGCGCGTCGGCCGAGGGCTCCGGCTCGCTGTCGCCGACGGCATAG
- a CDS encoding aldo/keto reductase: MEYTHLGRFGVKVSRLCLGTMNFGPHTSEEDSHAIMDQALGHGLNFFDTANVFGRHLGAGATEEILGRWFAKGSGRRDKVVLATKVYGQMGDWPNESRLSALHIKRACEESLRRLQTDHIDLYQMQHIDREAWWDEIWQAMEQLVQEGKVTYVGSSNFAGWHIARANEIARHRHFLGLVSEQSLYNLNARHVELEVLPAVKEYGMGFIPWSPLSGGLLAGALNKVTEGRRNDQYMRGEIEQHRDKLGRYEKLCADLGERASDIALAWLLTNPVVTAPIIGPRTIEQLDGAMRALKVELPPEAMDQLDEIFPGPGGHAPEAYAW; this comes from the coding sequence ATGGAGTACACACACCTGGGTCGCTTCGGCGTGAAGGTCTCCCGTCTGTGCTTGGGGACGATGAACTTCGGACCGCACACGAGCGAGGAGGACTCCCACGCGATCATGGATCAGGCTCTCGGCCACGGCCTGAACTTCTTCGATACCGCGAACGTGTTCGGGAGGCATCTGGGAGCCGGCGCGACCGAGGAGATCCTCGGCCGCTGGTTCGCCAAGGGCAGTGGGCGGCGCGACAAGGTCGTGCTCGCCACGAAGGTCTACGGCCAGATGGGTGATTGGCCGAACGAGTCGCGGCTGTCGGCGCTCCATATCAAGCGTGCGTGCGAGGAGTCGTTGCGCCGTCTGCAGACCGACCACATCGACCTGTACCAGATGCAGCACATCGACCGCGAAGCCTGGTGGGACGAGATCTGGCAGGCGATGGAGCAGCTCGTCCAGGAGGGCAAGGTGACCTACGTCGGCAGCTCGAACTTCGCCGGGTGGCATATCGCCCGCGCCAACGAGATCGCTCGCCATCGACACTTCCTCGGCCTCGTGTCCGAGCAGAGCCTGTACAACCTGAACGCCCGTCACGTCGAGCTCGAGGTGCTCCCCGCCGTCAAGGAGTACGGCATGGGGTTCATCCCGTGGAGCCCTCTGTCGGGAGGCCTGCTGGCCGGCGCCCTGAACAAGGTGACCGAGGGGCGCAGGAACGATCAGTACATGCGCGGAGAGATCGAGCAGCACCGGGACAAGCTCGGGCGCTACGAGAAGCTCTGTGCCGATCTCGGAGAACGGGCATCCGACATCGCCCTGGCGTGGCTGCTGACCAACCCGGTCGTGACCGCGCCGATCATCGGTCCACGCACGATCGAGCAGCTCGACGGGGCGATGCGGGCGTTGAAGGTCGAGCTCCCGCCCGAGGCGATGGACCAGCTCGACGAGATCTTCCCGGGGCCCGGTGGTCACGCGCCCGAGGCGTACGCCTGGTAG
- a CDS encoding IclR family transcriptional regulator gives MDRSVPAPHPSDARELTPTGTEPGTTTGVGVLDRAVAILDAVERGHGSLRDLIDATGLSKPTASRLANALEAHGFLARDARRGYRLGPRLFALAATAQRELPWRDLARPALERLAAVTGESAQLYVRAGDERLCVEVAESDEELRTIVPVGAHLPLNAGSAGKVFLAFARNDITHLLDTAPEPPNRIGGLPWRERIERQLHLTRRRGWAESVAEREQNVASVSAPVFDGMGFLLAVASVSGPIDRLGRSPGKHYSAAVTTAAREIERAIGATDPIAPA, from the coding sequence ATGGACCGCAGTGTACCAGCGCCCCATCCCTCAGATGCCAGGGAACTGACCCCGACCGGCACCGAGCCGGGAACCACGACCGGCGTCGGGGTCCTCGACCGTGCCGTCGCGATCCTCGACGCGGTCGAGCGCGGACACGGCTCCCTCCGCGATCTGATCGACGCCACCGGTCTGTCGAAGCCGACCGCGAGCCGGCTCGCCAACGCGCTCGAGGCGCACGGGTTCCTCGCACGGGACGCCCGTCGCGGCTATCGCCTCGGTCCGCGCTTGTTCGCACTCGCCGCGACGGCGCAACGTGAGCTCCCCTGGCGAGACCTCGCGCGCCCCGCGCTCGAGCGGCTCGCAGCAGTCACCGGCGAGAGCGCCCAGCTGTACGTCCGCGCCGGCGACGAGCGCCTCTGCGTCGAGGTGGCCGAGTCCGACGAGGAACTGCGGACGATCGTTCCGGTGGGCGCTCACCTGCCGCTCAATGCAGGGTCGGCGGGCAAGGTGTTCCTCGCGTTCGCACGCAACGACATCACCCACCTGCTCGACACCGCCCCCGAGCCTCCCAACCGGATCGGCGGCCTGCCGTGGCGCGAACGGATCGAGCGCCAGCTGCACCTGACCCGACGTCGGGGCTGGGCCGAGAGCGTCGCCGAGCGGGAGCAGAACGTTGCGTCGGTCAGCGCCCCCGTGTTCGACGGGATGGGATTCCTGCTCGCGGTCGCCTCGGTGTCGGGACCGATCGATCGCCTGGGGCGATCGCCCGGCAAGCACTACAGCGCCGCGGTCACCACCGCCGCGCGCGAGATAGAACGCGCGATCGGCGCGACCGATCCGATCGCACCGGCCTAG
- a CDS encoding SRPBCC domain-containing protein has translation MGHPFEIDKQIEVPATPEQAWDAITTGPEIDSWFMGRNEVEPREGGTARTSFPGWTLETTVTAWDPPTRFATRSDEGQDGSFHSFDYRVEPRAEGGTTIRWLHSGFIGGDHWEAEYEAMGEGDPMYLHKLAQYLTYFVGRTATPIDVVGPQIPDPDETWTVFRRGLGLSGPVVVDEEVHLAPEGLPPLEGVVDYVSPSFLGVRTDDGLYRFIASFDGSSMVGHHIFSADIDQQQTEKTWRIWLDRLFG, from the coding sequence ATGGGCCACCCGTTCGAGATCGACAAGCAGATCGAGGTCCCTGCTACCCCGGAACAGGCATGGGACGCGATCACCACGGGTCCGGAGATCGATTCCTGGTTCATGGGACGGAACGAGGTCGAACCCCGTGAGGGTGGAACGGCCCGGACCTCCTTCCCCGGCTGGACGCTGGAGACGACCGTCACCGCCTGGGACCCACCCACCCGGTTCGCGACCCGCAGCGACGAGGGGCAGGACGGCTCCTTCCACTCGTTCGACTACCGCGTCGAACCGCGCGCGGAGGGTGGCACTACGATCCGGTGGCTGCACTCGGGCTTCATCGGTGGCGACCACTGGGAGGCCGAGTATGAGGCGATGGGTGAGGGCGACCCGATGTACCTGCACAAGCTGGCCCAGTACCTGACCTACTTCGTGGGACGAACCGCCACGCCGATCGACGTCGTCGGCCCTCAGATACCCGACCCGGACGAGACCTGGACCGTGTTCCGGCGCGGTCTCGGGCTCTCCGGTCCGGTGGTCGTCGACGAGGAGGTCCATCTCGCCCCCGAAGGCCTTCCGCCGCTGGAGGGCGTCGTGGACTACGTGTCGCCGAGCTTCCTCGGCGTGCGGACCGACGACGGGCTATACCGGTTCATCGCATCGTTCGACGGCTCGTCGATGGTGGGCCACCACATCTTCTCCGCCGACATCGACCAACAGCAGACCGAAAAGACCTGGCGGATCTGGCTCGATCGGCTCTTCGGCTGA